From one Microbacterium aurum genomic stretch:
- a CDS encoding ATP-dependent DNA helicase, which produces MSIPDLSPEQEELFRLIEDTREHVFVTGRAGTGKSTLLQHLAWNTDKQIAVCAPTGVAALNVEGQTIHSLFRLPIGLIADSELEQSEPARRIMNAIDTLVIDEISMVNADLMDAIDRSLRQARRRRAEPFGGVQIVMFGDPYQLSPVPPRGDELRYIRDHYRSFWFFDAQVWAGPSTDGSAIRSDGLLDLGRVGAPLHIRELREIHRQADAGFKAMLNAVRHGVVTAEIAGQLNAAGARPVPEPSDGEPPIITLATRNDIVNRINQRHLEALPGPVQTARAEISGDFGRGEAYPADTDLQLKVGAQVMFLRNDLGGARADGPRWVNGSIGTVTRIAGGTVRVDLDGEDVEVEPTVWEKYRYAYDPASRKLTRDIVAEFTQFPLRLAWAVTIHKSQGKTYDRAIIDLGSGAFAPGQTYVALSRLTSLDGLYLSRPLRPSDILVDADVRRFMAGVRAAGF; this is translated from the coding sequence GTGAGCATCCCCGACCTGTCACCCGAGCAGGAGGAGCTGTTCCGCCTCATCGAGGACACCCGCGAGCACGTGTTCGTGACGGGCCGCGCCGGCACCGGCAAGTCGACTTTGCTGCAGCACCTGGCCTGGAACACCGACAAGCAGATCGCGGTCTGCGCGCCGACGGGCGTGGCGGCGCTGAACGTCGAGGGGCAGACGATCCACTCGCTGTTCCGGCTGCCGATCGGGCTCATCGCCGACAGCGAGCTGGAGCAGTCCGAGCCCGCGCGGCGCATCATGAACGCGATCGACACCCTCGTCATCGACGAGATCTCGATGGTCAACGCCGACCTGATGGACGCGATCGACCGCTCGCTGCGGCAGGCGCGTCGCCGCCGAGCGGAGCCCTTCGGCGGCGTGCAGATCGTCATGTTCGGCGACCCGTACCAGTTGTCGCCGGTGCCGCCGCGGGGCGACGAGCTGCGCTACATCCGCGACCACTACCGCTCGTTCTGGTTCTTCGACGCGCAGGTGTGGGCGGGGCCCTCGACGGACGGGTCGGCGATCCGCTCCGACGGGCTCCTCGACCTCGGGCGGGTCGGGGCGCCGCTGCACATCCGCGAGCTGCGCGAGATCCATCGGCAGGCGGATGCCGGGTTCAAAGCGATGCTCAACGCGGTCCGCCATGGTGTCGTCACAGCGGAGATCGCGGGGCAGCTGAACGCGGCCGGGGCGCGCCCGGTGCCGGAGCCGTCGGACGGCGAGCCGCCGATCATCACGCTCGCGACGCGCAACGACATCGTCAACCGCATCAATCAACGGCACCTGGAGGCTCTGCCCGGTCCGGTGCAGACGGCCCGCGCCGAGATCAGCGGCGACTTCGGGCGCGGCGAGGCCTATCCCGCCGACACCGACCTGCAGCTGAAGGTCGGCGCGCAGGTGATGTTCCTGCGCAACGACCTCGGCGGCGCCCGCGCCGACGGCCCCCGCTGGGTGAACGGGTCGATCGGCACCGTCACCCGCATCGCGGGCGGCACGGTGCGCGTCGACCTCGACGGGGAGGACGTCGAGGTCGAGCCGACGGTGTGGGAGAAATACCGGTACGCGTACGACCCGGCATCCCGCAAGCTCACGCGCGACATCGTCGCGGAGTTCACGCAGTTCCCGCTGCGGCTGGCGTGGGCGGTGACGATCCACAAGTCGCAGGGCAAGACCTACGACCGCGCGATCATCGACCTCGGGTCGGGGGCGTTCGCCCCCGGGCAGACCTACGTCGCGCTCTCCCGGTTGACCTCGCTCGACGGGCTCTACCTGTCGCGGCCGCTGCGGCCGAGCGACATCCTCGTCGACGCCGACGTCCGCCGGTTCATGGCCGGCGTCCGCGCCGCGGGATTCTGA
- a CDS encoding biliverdin-producing heme oxygenase, whose product MTELIPFSTALRERSRNAHSGSEHAGFMSDLMRGKGTRDDYVALVAQHWFIYDALERAAEHMRLDPIAAPFISDKLTRLPAIEADLAFLIGDDWRERIEPLPTTERYVARIDEVSADWPGGFVAHHYTRYLGDLSGGQFIGKLMARQFGFETNGIGFYLFAEIADPAAFKDVYREQLDAVPWDAAERGRVIDEVLVAYQFNTDLFVDLAAAKAAASATATATA is encoded by the coding sequence GTGACCGAGCTGATCCCGTTCTCCACCGCCCTGCGCGAGCGCTCCCGCAACGCCCACTCCGGCAGCGAGCACGCCGGCTTCATGTCCGACCTCATGCGCGGCAAGGGCACCCGCGACGACTACGTCGCCCTCGTCGCGCAGCACTGGTTCATCTACGACGCGCTGGAGCGCGCGGCCGAGCACATGCGCCTCGACCCGATCGCCGCGCCGTTCATCAGCGACAAGCTGACGCGCCTGCCCGCGATCGAGGCCGACCTCGCGTTCCTCATCGGCGACGACTGGCGTGAGCGCATCGAGCCGCTGCCGACCACCGAGCGCTACGTCGCCCGCATCGACGAGGTCAGCGCCGACTGGCCGGGCGGCTTCGTCGCCCACCACTACACGCGCTACCTCGGCGACCTCTCCGGCGGCCAGTTCATCGGCAAGCTCATGGCCCGCCAGTTCGGATTCGAGACGAACGGCATCGGGTTCTACCTCTTCGCCGAGATCGCCGACCCCGCCGCGTTCAAGGACGTCTACCGGGAGCAGCTGGACGCCGTGCCGTGGGATGCCGCCGAGCGCGGGCGTGTGATCGACGAGGTCCTCGTGGCGTACCAGTTCAACACCGACCTGTTCGTGGACCTCGCCGCGGCGAAGGCCGCGGCATCCGCCACCGCGACCGCTACCGCCTGA
- a CDS encoding DUF2470 domain-containing protein, producing the protein MPHTFDDAALTGVLGHMNDDHADDNLLIARAFSPLPDVISSEMVTFDGAAGQWHIITADGAEDVIRVPWLGGEITERREVRREIVALYDEACARLGVTPRPHA; encoded by the coding sequence ATGCCGCACACCTTCGACGACGCCGCCCTGACCGGCGTGCTCGGTCACATGAACGACGACCACGCCGACGACAACCTGCTCATCGCGCGGGCCTTCTCGCCGCTGCCGGATGTCATCTCCTCCGAGATGGTCACCTTCGACGGTGCCGCCGGCCAGTGGCACATCATCACTGCCGACGGCGCCGAGGACGTCATCCGCGTGCCGTGGCTTGGGGGCGAGATCACCGAGCGGCGCGAGGTCCGCCGCGAGATCGTGGCGCTCTACGACGAAGCGTGCGCGCGTCTGGGCGTCACCCCGCGTCCGCACGCGTAG
- a CDS encoding serine hydrolase domain-containing protein → MRRFHRGRRAVAVAGALALAALLAACSAEPASTLTLPAQVEASLPAETQAQLQAAVEQAVAASGATGAVVGVWAPWSGTWQAGVGTSAPGAGEVTAATTFKAGAVTRAMTCDVLYGLAHDGVVALNDPVGDYVTGIAGAETTTLEQLCDSTSGLASYAPLIDSRMRAVPERSWNPRELLAYGISRGVATTPGTTFADSDTSYVLLGLALEHASGRSAAQLYDTYVFGPAGMTATALPTAADVGLSGLWSGDAEDGSVACAAPVDVTAVSPTAGYTASGVISDLADLGRYVQALAVGAREYDTDKRFANPLPVSADGPSWFTADGGVYQAGSLVGQYGSILGYLTAAFADRNTGMTVVVVLNNSRASADLVRSLAWELAAIGSKAPAAAGQTAPDAGLPWTAEEMAAQVAATAVCPLPEAPAG, encoded by the coding sequence ATGCGGCGTTTCCACCGCGGCCGGCGTGCCGTTGCCGTCGCCGGCGCGCTGGCGCTCGCCGCTCTGCTCGCCGCGTGCTCCGCGGAGCCCGCGAGCACCCTGACCCTGCCGGCGCAGGTCGAGGCGTCGCTGCCTGCCGAGACGCAGGCGCAGCTGCAGGCGGCAGTCGAGCAGGCCGTGGCGGCATCCGGAGCCACCGGCGCGGTCGTCGGCGTGTGGGCGCCGTGGTCGGGCACGTGGCAGGCGGGGGTCGGCACATCGGCACCGGGTGCCGGGGAGGTCACCGCCGCGACCACGTTCAAGGCCGGCGCGGTCACGCGGGCCATGACCTGCGACGTGCTGTATGGCCTGGCTCACGACGGCGTCGTGGCGCTGAACGACCCCGTCGGCGACTACGTGACGGGGATCGCGGGCGCCGAGACGACCACCCTCGAGCAGCTCTGCGACTCGACCAGCGGGCTCGCCTCGTACGCCCCGCTCATCGACAGCCGGATGCGGGCAGTGCCCGAGCGGTCGTGGAACCCGCGGGAACTGCTCGCGTACGGCATCTCGCGCGGCGTCGCCACGACGCCCGGGACGACGTTCGCCGACTCCGACACGAGCTACGTGCTGCTGGGCCTCGCGCTCGAGCACGCGTCCGGGCGCAGTGCAGCACAGCTGTACGACACGTACGTCTTCGGCCCCGCGGGCATGACGGCGACCGCGTTGCCGACCGCCGCCGATGTGGGGCTGAGCGGACTGTGGTCCGGCGATGCCGAGGACGGCAGCGTCGCGTGCGCGGCCCCCGTCGACGTCACGGCAGTCTCGCCGACGGCGGGATACACGGCATCCGGCGTCATCAGCGACCTCGCCGACCTGGGGCGGTACGTGCAGGCGCTCGCCGTCGGGGCGCGCGAGTACGACACCGACAAGCGCTTCGCGAACCCACTGCCGGTCAGCGCCGACGGTCCGTCGTGGTTCACCGCCGACGGCGGCGTCTACCAGGCCGGCAGCCTCGTCGGGCAGTACGGCTCGATCCTCGGATACCTCACGGCGGCGTTCGCCGACCGCAACACCGGGATGACGGTGGTCGTCGTGCTCAACAATTCCCGCGCCTCGGCCGACCTCGTGCGCAGCCTCGCGTGGGAGCTGGCCGCCATCGGCTCGAAGGCGCCGGCCGCCGCCGGGCAGACCGCGCCGGACGCGGGCCTGCCGTGGACGGCGGAGGAGATGGCGGCGCAGGTCGCCGCCACGGCCGTCTGCCCCCTGCCGGAGGCTCCGGCCGGGTGA
- a CDS encoding EamA family transporter — MNAGAPVAPGLAASPATGAVLLVVAGLACQEVGASIAVLLFPEVGPLGMVMLRLAFSAVVLLAIARPHLRGHGHAAWTAVVSFGLVLALMNGLFYLALERLPLGVTVTIEVLGPLVLSIIASRRASAWLWAGLAFAGVVALGGGGWDRLDLLGVLFALGAAASWAFYILASARVGAAFPKLDGLALAMTAGALVALPFGIADAGAALLRPEILGLGAAVAVLSSTLPYAFELIALRRLAASAFAILMSLAPATASLAGFVLLGQQLNLLELLGIALVIAASIGAVRAAGRHAREAVEPLG; from the coding sequence GTGAACGCGGGCGCTCCCGTCGCGCCCGGGCTCGCCGCGTCGCCCGCCACCGGCGCGGTGCTGCTGGTCGTCGCGGGTCTGGCGTGCCAGGAGGTCGGCGCGTCGATCGCGGTGCTGCTGTTCCCGGAGGTCGGCCCCCTCGGCATGGTGATGCTGCGGCTGGCGTTCTCGGCGGTGGTGCTGCTCGCGATCGCGCGGCCGCACCTGCGCGGGCACGGTCACGCCGCCTGGACTGCGGTGGTGTCGTTCGGGCTCGTGCTCGCGCTGATGAACGGGCTGTTCTACCTCGCGCTCGAGCGGCTGCCGCTCGGAGTCACGGTCACGATCGAGGTGCTGGGGCCGCTCGTCCTGTCGATCATCGCGAGTCGCCGCGCCTCGGCGTGGCTGTGGGCGGGTCTCGCCTTCGCCGGGGTCGTCGCGCTCGGCGGCGGCGGGTGGGACCGGCTCGATCTGCTCGGCGTGCTGTTCGCCCTCGGCGCTGCGGCGAGCTGGGCGTTCTACATCCTGGCGTCGGCGCGCGTCGGGGCCGCGTTCCCGAAGCTCGACGGGCTGGCGCTGGCCATGACGGCGGGGGCGCTCGTCGCACTGCCGTTCGGCATCGCGGATGCCGGTGCCGCGCTCCTGCGTCCCGAGATCCTCGGGCTGGGTGCGGCGGTGGCCGTTCTCTCCTCCACGCTGCCGTACGCGTTCGAGCTCATTGCGCTGCGGCGACTGGCGGCATCCGCCTTCGCGATCCTCATGAGCCTCGCCCCGGCGACGGCGTCGCTCGCGGGCTTCGTGCTGCTGGGTCAGCAGCTGAACCTGCTGGAGCTTCTCGGCATCGCGCTCGTGATCGCGGCATCCATCGGCGCCGTCCGCGCCGCCGGCCGCCACGCCCGCGAGGCCGTCGAGCCGCTGGGGTGA
- a CDS encoding sigma-70 family RNA polymerase sigma factor produces the protein MDIGPLYLQHRDTLHRVAASVLREVGLQGEKQDVVSDAMLSLSASPPTEQIDNWEAYLVRVVKNKAYDRIRAADVIHFGRSLDVEEDERKDRTEDVHSDADERIDAVRVAPHLHDSMAALTARERFILTEALDKHRTQGEIAEELGVSRPRVNQILNQALQKLRDDLESKGVIR, from the coding sequence ATGGATATCGGGCCCCTCTATCTTCAACACCGCGACACGCTCCACCGCGTCGCGGCATCCGTGTTGCGTGAAGTGGGGCTGCAGGGTGAGAAACAGGATGTGGTCAGCGACGCCATGTTGTCTCTCAGCGCGTCTCCGCCGACGGAGCAGATCGACAACTGGGAGGCGTATCTCGTGCGGGTGGTGAAGAACAAGGCATACGACCGCATACGCGCTGCAGACGTGATCCATTTCGGGCGCAGCCTGGACGTCGAAGAGGACGAGCGGAAGGATCGCACCGAAGACGTCCACTCCGACGCCGATGAGCGAATCGATGCCGTTCGCGTGGCACCGCACCTGCACGACAGCATGGCTGCTCTCACTGCACGCGAGCGATTCATACTGACGGAGGCTCTTGATAAGCATCGAACGCAGGGTGAGATTGCGGAGGAGCTCGGCGTGAGCCGCCCCCGGGTGAACCAGATCTTGAACCAGGCGTTGCAGAAGTTGCGGGATGACCTCGAATCGAAAGGAGTAATCAGGTGA
- a CDS encoding ImmA/IrrE family metallo-endopeptidase, with protein sequence MNVDACVRLAVAAVPSDVRAGFIDDPLETMTGRLGLTVRAAPQLASARADGGFCDGMSFLDDGVILYRPTGNRRENFTLAHELGHYIVNTLDRVVDWLADNDDDGRVLETICDRFARELLLPTNVAAELVGRGPVRARHVLELYSATSASHPVCMIALAQQMRELGAIALIDRTTGEVTDASVRPDPELGWPKVIPWRGQRMPQGHHLLGLEEGTGRTERLTWHGTWGDEDFFIDAVGARNKIVCVFAATDIWTPGSAAPLISRDFDTRPHLRGTCCGRDFQVAGYPCPKCKKPFCPSCGLCPCQRSSAADALCDECFRLFRPHLLEGGLCVECR encoded by the coding sequence GTGAACGTTGACGCGTGCGTGCGCCTAGCCGTAGCCGCCGTGCCCAGCGACGTGCGGGCAGGGTTCATCGATGACCCGCTGGAGACGATGACGGGCAGGCTGGGCCTGACCGTGCGAGCCGCGCCGCAGCTTGCGAGCGCTCGCGCGGATGGCGGGTTCTGCGACGGGATGTCCTTCCTGGATGACGGCGTCATCTTGTATCGACCCACGGGCAACCGACGCGAGAACTTCACGCTCGCCCACGAACTCGGGCATTACATCGTCAACACGCTCGACCGGGTCGTGGACTGGCTCGCGGACAACGACGACGACGGCCGTGTACTCGAGACGATCTGCGACAGGTTCGCTCGTGAACTCCTTCTCCCCACCAACGTCGCGGCGGAGTTGGTTGGAAGGGGACCTGTTCGGGCTCGGCATGTCCTCGAGCTGTACTCGGCTACCAGCGCCAGTCACCCCGTCTGCATGATCGCTCTCGCGCAGCAGATGCGGGAGCTTGGGGCCATCGCCCTCATCGACCGAACCACCGGGGAGGTAACGGACGCCAGTGTCCGTCCCGACCCGGAGCTGGGATGGCCGAAGGTGATTCCGTGGCGTGGCCAGCGGATGCCGCAAGGCCACCACCTCCTGGGACTCGAAGAAGGCACCGGTCGGACCGAACGCCTCACTTGGCACGGCACTTGGGGTGACGAGGACTTCTTCATCGACGCGGTCGGCGCGCGCAACAAAATCGTGTGCGTGTTCGCCGCAACCGATATCTGGACCCCCGGGTCCGCAGCTCCACTCATCTCCCGAGATTTCGACACGCGTCCTCACCTGCGGGGCACCTGCTGTGGTCGGGACTTCCAGGTGGCTGGGTATCCGTGCCCGAAGTGCAAGAAGCCGTTTTGTCCCAGCTGTGGGCTCTGCCCTTGTCAGCGATCATCTGCGGCCGACGCGCTGTGCGACGAGTGTTTCCGTCTGTTCAGGCCGCACCTGCTCGAAGGTGGCCTCTGCGTGGAGTGTCGCTAG
- a CDS encoding multiubiquitin domain-containing protein, protein MNDNNADRGSGHKNTEIIVNGTPYDVRDDTVTREQVIALAYPEPPAPDTRFTVTFYNAQKPKEGTLAAGRSVEVKKKGTVFNVKATVKS, encoded by the coding sequence ATGAACGACAACAACGCCGACCGCGGAAGCGGTCACAAGAACACCGAGATCATCGTCAACGGCACGCCCTACGACGTCCGCGACGACACGGTTACCCGCGAGCAGGTCATCGCACTGGCCTACCCCGAACCTCCGGCGCCGGACACGCGGTTCACCGTGACGTTCTACAACGCACAGAAGCCGAAGGAAGGCACCCTGGCGGCGGGACGGTCCGTCGAAGTCAAGAAGAAGGGCACCGTCTTCAATGTCAAGGCAACTGTTAAGTCGTAG
- a CDS encoding ThiF family adenylyltransferase → MSRQLLSRSDDLRRLVDEGYEVQFPSNMLTLSVPYVNSGGQVARGRLVSTLESAGDRTANPVADHTVFFIGASGSADDLPCDASGQPLTALMHQQGAVEIGAGLIASCGFSHKPPTGYPDYYEKMTTYAAILLAEVHHVDPDVRVETFAPLAAEDGESVHRYFDSATSRARIGAVADKVKGHRVGLIGLGGTGAYILDAVSKTHAAEIHLYDGDVYRPHNAFRAPGATTLEELAEAPTKVDHHQRTYSAMHRGIVAHPDNITEGNIEQLRDMDFVFIAIDSGPHKRMIIEYLFRFGVPFVDTGMGIDQVGSALGGLIRTSRLDPATDTMDWADANLSFTDSDDPYEQNIQVVELNMLNAAHAVIAWKKHIGFYRDYGNEISSNYTLDGNKLMNDSRDDAH, encoded by the coding sequence ATGTCAAGGCAACTGTTAAGTCGTAGCGACGACCTGCGCCGCCTCGTCGACGAGGGCTACGAGGTCCAGTTCCCCTCCAACATGCTCACGCTGAGCGTGCCGTACGTGAACAGCGGCGGACAGGTTGCGCGCGGCCGGCTGGTCTCTACGCTGGAGTCCGCCGGCGACCGCACCGCAAACCCCGTGGCCGATCACACCGTGTTCTTCATCGGAGCGAGTGGAAGCGCCGATGACCTGCCCTGCGATGCCAGCGGTCAGCCGCTGACGGCGCTGATGCACCAGCAGGGGGCGGTTGAGATCGGTGCGGGGCTGATCGCGAGCTGCGGGTTCTCGCACAAGCCCCCCACCGGATACCCGGACTACTACGAGAAGATGACGACATACGCCGCCATCCTCCTCGCCGAGGTGCATCACGTCGACCCCGATGTGAGGGTGGAGACCTTTGCGCCGCTGGCAGCGGAGGACGGTGAGTCGGTGCATCGCTACTTCGACTCAGCCACCAGCCGTGCCCGCATCGGCGCGGTTGCCGACAAGGTCAAGGGCCACCGGGTGGGCCTCATCGGACTGGGCGGCACGGGCGCGTACATCCTGGACGCGGTCAGCAAGACCCACGCTGCAGAGATCCACCTCTACGACGGGGACGTCTATCGGCCGCACAACGCCTTCAGAGCCCCCGGCGCGACGACACTCGAAGAGCTCGCTGAGGCGCCGACGAAGGTCGATCACCACCAGCGCACATACAGCGCCATGCACCGAGGGATCGTCGCCCACCCCGACAACATCACGGAGGGCAACATCGAGCAACTGCGCGACATGGATTTCGTGTTCATCGCAATTGACTCCGGCCCGCACAAGCGCATGATCATCGAGTATCTGTTTCGATTCGGGGTTCCCTTCGTCGACACCGGCATGGGCATCGACCAGGTCGGGAGCGCGCTCGGCGGGCTCATCAGGACCTCACGTCTGGATCCCGCAACCGACACGATGGACTGGGCGGACGCGAACCTCTCCTTCACAGACAGCGATGACCCGTACGAACAGAACATCCAGGTCGTCGAGCTGAACATGCTTAACGCGGCGCACGCGGTGATCGCGTGGAAGAAGCACATCGGCTTCTACCGCGACTACGGCAACGAGATCTCCAGTAACTACACGTTGGACGGCAACAAGCTCATGAACGACAGCCGGGACGATGCGCACTGA
- a CDS encoding DUF6527 family protein codes for MRTDSFRYLDVEFIPLTLEPRILYVTDTYRTSAHLCACGCGTKVFLPLSPVEWTVRHDPEGVTVRPSVGNWEFPCRSHYFITGGVVQWARSWDQDRVEYARRSDEQDLDAYFRGRKRRGLWRRFKAWFLGR; via the coding sequence ATGCGCACTGATTCGTTTCGCTACCTCGACGTTGAGTTCATTCCCCTCACCCTCGAGCCCAGGATCCTCTACGTCACGGATACCTACCGCACCTCCGCGCACCTGTGTGCCTGCGGATGCGGCACGAAGGTATTTCTCCCGCTGAGCCCGGTTGAGTGGACCGTGCGCCATGATCCGGAGGGCGTCACCGTTCGGCCCTCGGTCGGCAACTGGGAGTTCCCCTGTCGATCTCACTACTTCATCACGGGCGGGGTGGTCCAGTGGGCGCGCAGTTGGGATCAGGATCGCGTTGAGTACGCGAGGAGAAGCGACGAACAGGACCTTGACGCCTACTTCCGCGGTCGGAAGCGACGCGGGCTCTGGCGTCGGTTCAAGGCGTGGTTCCTGGGACGATGA
- a CDS encoding Panacea domain-containing protein produces the protein MANVHDVAIHILQGGKMSAMKLQKLVYYSQAWSLAWDDKPLFPEEIQAWVHGPVVRELYRNHQGKYMVDPSDFPTGDAGRLEAGDIETIEAVLASYGNMSAAQLSALTHAELPWKQARQGLDTGDPGTFPITHESMRSYYSSLSESESGVQSVEDVNFPAWVR, from the coding sequence ATGGCAAACGTGCACGATGTGGCAATCCACATCCTTCAAGGCGGCAAGATGAGCGCCATGAAGCTCCAGAAGCTCGTGTACTACAGCCAAGCGTGGAGTCTCGCCTGGGATGACAAGCCGCTCTTCCCTGAGGAGATCCAGGCGTGGGTGCACGGTCCCGTCGTTCGGGAGCTGTACCGGAACCATCAGGGCAAGTACATGGTGGACCCGTCCGACTTTCCCACTGGAGACGCGGGGCGGCTCGAGGCGGGCGACATCGAGACCATCGAGGCGGTGCTCGCCTCGTACGGCAATATGTCCGCCGCACAATTGAGTGCGCTGACACATGCTGAGTTGCCATGGAAGCAGGCGCGTCAGGGACTCGATACCGGGGACCCAGGAACATTCCCCATCACTCACGAGTCGATGCGCTCCTATTACTCGAGCCTCAGCGAGTCGGAGTCAGGCGTACAGAGCGTCGAAGACGTGAACTTCCCCGCGTGGGTGCGCTGA
- a CDS encoding ATP cone domain-containing protein: protein MVDEAITDIERQLPELPTRLSAEEFRRHPSIVGAIPDAAISEAVERVLRNRDGAPYRVAELLYAMAIHGRNDNRPGWPGALAVLNWLQARHPGVQPSQQRGQVADQHWPRLAVPHRMDWRPEKVMKRDERTPDFEIRQLRKGVHAALWGRQDADAKALMIAHLVLSDIRGQRIVQSTQISASVLAHLRRVDDVGYLRWATIVKKIRGIREFADEAADLIHAPSPRLLVTQNWRRWARA, encoded by the coding sequence GTGGTAGATGAAGCAATCACGGATATCGAGCGCCAACTTCCCGAACTTCCAACAAGGCTCTCGGCCGAAGAGTTCCGACGTCACCCCTCAATCGTCGGAGCCATCCCGGATGCCGCGATCTCCGAGGCTGTCGAGAGAGTGCTCCGCAATCGCGACGGTGCGCCCTATCGCGTGGCCGAGTTGCTCTACGCGATGGCGATCCACGGCCGCAATGACAACCGGCCTGGGTGGCCCGGAGCACTGGCGGTGTTGAACTGGCTGCAGGCGCGCCACCCCGGCGTTCAACCCAGCCAGCAACGCGGCCAGGTCGCCGACCAGCACTGGCCGCGGCTCGCCGTACCTCACCGCATGGATTGGCGACCCGAAAAAGTAATGAAGAGAGACGAGAGGACACCTGACTTCGAGATAAGGCAGTTGCGGAAGGGAGTTCATGCGGCTCTGTGGGGGCGCCAGGATGCGGACGCCAAGGCGCTCATGATCGCGCATCTGGTGCTCAGCGATATCCGAGGACAACGAATCGTCCAGTCGACCCAGATCTCCGCCTCTGTGCTGGCACACCTGCGCCGCGTCGACGATGTTGGCTACTTGAGATGGGCGACCATCGTGAAGAAGATCAGGGGCATCAGAGAGTTCGCTGACGAAGCGGCTGACCTGATTCACGCTCCGTCACCGCGGCTGCTGGTGACCCAGAATTGGCGACGATGGGCCCGAGCTTAG
- a CDS encoding Mu transposase domain-containing protein, which produces MDIHALRRQGMTISEIARRTDHDRKTIRAYLSGQRTPGVRKRTVPDAFDVFVAYVTARLIEDPHLWVITLLDELRQLGYAGSYQSLTRQIRDRGLRPACVACAHVTKRPNAVIEHPPGEETQFDWVELPDPPASWGFGHKKAYALVGSLAHSGIWRGVLSPSMDLPHLLAAMTTLLGLLGGLTRDWRFDRMTTVLKQGTSDLTPMFAAFAKHHAVTVIACRPRSGNRKGVVEKNNHTAAQRWWRTVPDELTLEQAQASFEAFATGQDDRPRQTETGNTTAKAMFAAERLRPLPQSVFPVVVAEERTATRQALIDWRGNRYSVPPELAAAKVIVSQPLGAAVIDIATVSGAVIARHKVAEPGLGVTIRDTGHVTALEAIALASAPPGRPHRRKERIPPGTAALRAAAVLTGTGAPSTTVIDLAAYEQAAKNRNTLQ; this is translated from the coding sequence GTGGATATCCACGCGCTCAGACGGCAGGGGATGACGATCAGCGAGATCGCCCGCCGCACCGACCATGACCGCAAGACGATCCGGGCGTATCTGTCCGGGCAGCGCACCCCTGGGGTGCGTAAGCGGACCGTTCCGGACGCGTTCGACGTGTTCGTCGCGTATGTGACCGCGCGGCTGATCGAGGACCCGCACTTATGGGTCATCACGCTGCTGGACGAGCTGCGCCAGCTGGGTTACGCCGGGTCGTATCAGTCGTTGACGCGGCAGATCCGCGACCGGGGGCTGCGGCCGGCGTGCGTCGCGTGCGCGCACGTCACGAAGCGGCCGAACGCGGTCATCGAGCATCCGCCCGGCGAGGAGACCCAGTTCGACTGGGTCGAGCTCCCTGACCCGCCCGCGTCGTGGGGGTTCGGTCACAAGAAGGCCTACGCTCTGGTCGGGTCGCTTGCCCACTCCGGCATCTGGCGGGGCGTGCTGTCTCCCTCGATGGACCTGCCGCATCTGCTGGCTGCGATGACGACCCTGCTGGGGTTGCTGGGCGGCCTCACCCGGGACTGGCGGTTCGACCGGATGACCACGGTCCTCAAGCAGGGCACCAGCGACCTGACGCCGATGTTCGCCGCGTTCGCCAAGCACCACGCGGTGACGGTCATCGCGTGCCGGCCCCGCTCAGGGAACCGGAAAGGCGTGGTCGAGAAGAACAACCACACCGCCGCGCAACGCTGGTGGCGGACCGTCCCCGACGAGCTCACCTTGGAGCAGGCGCAAGCCAGCTTCGAGGCGTTCGCGACGGGGCAGGACGACCGGCCACGCCAGACCGAGACGGGGAACACGACCGCGAAAGCGATGTTCGCCGCGGAGCGGCTGCGTCCGCTTCCCCAGTCGGTGTTCCCCGTCGTGGTGGCCGAGGAGCGCACCGCGACCCGGCAGGCGTTGATCGACTGGCGCGGGAACCGGTACTCCGTCCCGCCAGAACTCGCCGCAGCGAAGGTGATCGTCTCACAGCCGCTCGGCGCCGCAGTGATCGACATCGCCACCGTCTCGGGCGCCGTGATCGCTCGCCACAAGGTCGCCGAGCCCGGCCTCGGAGTCACGATCCGCGACACCGGCCACGTCACCGCGCTTGAAGCCATCGCCCTCGCCTCGGCGCCGCCGGGACGCCCGCACCGGCGCAAGGAACGCATCCCGCCCGGGACCGCCGCACTCCGCGCCGCCGCCGTGCTCACCGGCACCGGCGCACCCTCCACGACCGTGATCGATCTGGCCGCTTACGAGCAGGCCGCGAAGAACAGGAACACCCTCCAATGA